One Campylobacteraceae bacterium DNA window includes the following coding sequences:
- a CDS encoding histidine phosphatase family protein encodes MKKLFIIRHSKSDWGDENLDDFDRPLNEKGIKDCALVGKYLKQKNEKIDIILSSPALRAHTTAKLLAKELDFNKNIMQNQYIYEPFVAAIQELISYIHDDNDTAILVGHNPGVSTLAYMLCDSREELKTASIVEISFSCDSWMDVNKNNATFISYTKPKDL; translated from the coding sequence ATGAAAAAACTATTTATAATACGACATTCAAAATCAGATTGGGGAGATGAAAACCTAGATGATTTTGATAGACCTTTAAATGAAAAAGGCATAAAAGACTGTGCACTAGTAGGAAAGTATTTAAAACAGAAAAATGAAAAAATAGATATTATCTTATCAAGCCCTGCATTAAGAGCACATACAACTGCTAAACTCTTAGCAAAAGAACTTGATTTTAATAAAAACATAATGCAAAATCAATATATATATGAACCTTTTGTTGCAGCAATTCAAGAATTGATTTCTTATATTCATGATGACAATGATACAGCAATTCTAGTAGGTCATAATCCAGGAGTATCAACGTTAGCATATATGTTATGTGATTCAAGAGAAGAGTTAAAAACAGCTTCTATTGTTGAAATATCTTTTTCTTGTGATTCTTGGATGGATGTAAATAAAAACAATGCGACTTTTATTTCTTATACAAAACCAAAAGACCTGTAA
- a CDS encoding DUF3179 domain-containing protein has product MRILIFLSLCFSALFAFDPNIDDRSYGLKSSTSSWNTNWNKHSIPYSELLSGGPARDGIPPLDKPKFVTIKQAKTFLKDDEPLIFVSINNEKKAYALSILIWHEIVNDSLGNEKILVTFCPLCNASIVFSRMIDGVLHDFGTSGLLRKSDLVMYDRQNESLWQQFTGEAIVGDSLGKTLKLLNSSIVSFKDIYTHHPSTMILSQDTGYKREYGKNPYSGYDDINSSPFLLQEDIDDRMPPMRRVATLSINNRDKAYSYKLLKAKKVINDRFENKDLVLFYKNNVLSALDKSKIKDSKKVGSASIFESKLKGEILEFYYDKGFYDKKTKSLWNIFGLAIEGKLKGSQLKKITFGSHFWFAWVVFKPNTVIYK; this is encoded by the coding sequence ATGAGAATTTTAATTTTTTTGAGCCTGTGTTTTTCGGCACTATTTGCTTTTGACCCAAATATCGATGACAGGTCTTATGGTTTAAAAAGCTCTACGTCTTCTTGGAATACTAATTGGAATAAACACTCAATTCCATATTCTGAGCTTTTAAGTGGAGGACCTGCACGAGATGGTATTCCTCCCCTAGATAAACCAAAATTTGTAACTATTAAACAGGCAAAAACATTTCTAAAAGATGATGAGCCTCTTATTTTTGTTAGTATCAACAATGAAAAAAAAGCCTATGCTTTATCTATTTTAATTTGGCATGAAATAGTAAATGACAGTTTAGGAAATGAAAAAATTCTGGTTACTTTTTGTCCTTTATGTAATGCTTCAATTGTATTTTCAAGAATGATTGATGGTGTTTTACATGATTTTGGGACTTCTGGACTTCTTCGAAAATCAGATCTAGTAATGTATGATAGACAAAACGAATCCCTGTGGCAACAATTTACAGGGGAAGCAATAGTGGGTGATTCTTTGGGAAAAACATTGAAACTTCTAAATTCTTCTATTGTATCTTTTAAAGATATTTATACCCATCATCCTTCAACTATGATTTTATCACAAGACACAGGATATAAAAGAGAGTATGGTAAAAACCCTTATTCGGGATATGACGATATTAATTCTTCTCCTTTTTTATTACAAGAAGATATTGATGATAGAATGCCCCCTATGAGGAGAGTTGCAACCCTTAGTATTAATAATAGAGATAAAGCTTATTCCTATAAGCTTCTTAAAGCAAAAAAAGTGATTAATGATCGTTTTGAAAATAAAGACTTAGTTTTGTTTTATAAAAACAATGTTTTATCTGCTTTAGATAAATCAAAAATAAAAGATTCTAAAAAAGTTGGTTCTGCAAGTATTTTTGAATCAAAACTAAAAGGTGAGATTTTAGAATTTTATTATGACAAAGGTTTTTATGATAAAAAAACAAAAAGTTTATGGAATATTTTTGGTTTAGCAATAGAAGGTAAACTAAAAGGAAGTCAATTGAAAAAAATTACTTTTGGTTCACACTTTTGGTTTGCTTGGGTTGTTTTTAAACCCAATACGGTTATTTATAAATAA
- a CDS encoding NAD(P)/FAD-dependent oxidoreductase yields MNNTKYDVIIIGSGAAGMIAGITAARANKNVLLLEQQDKVGPKLKATGGGRCNLSNTLSNTDFMNSFGRNGKFMSDALNLLDHKDLIAFLGDIGVETHIPDGFRIFPVTHNSSTIIKALEKELIRLNVTLSLNTKVLRLLLENEDIVGVQCTKDDESAKFLSSRIIVATGGLGFPMLGANGDGYDFAKHLGHQVTDLYPAMLPLLTKETWVGECKADTIAKAVLKIDLPKAKKLKAVGDLIFTSKGIRGPVVLDFSREITPFLETHKEVPILVHMLKGMNEEDLRVHIKNEVKINNDVTVLDTLIKILPESVIKGLCKQVQADYTLTFKNLKGLIRDNLIKILISTPLTITDHVGFKKAMITRGGVKLKEISPKTMQSKIIDGLYFCGEVVDLDGPCGGYNLQWSFSSGNLAGHLLS; encoded by the coding sequence ATGAATAATACAAAATACGATGTAATAATAATAGGTTCAGGAGCTGCTGGTATGATTGCTGGAATTACAGCGGCTAGGGCCAACAAAAACGTACTTCTTTTAGAACAACAAGATAAGGTTGGTCCCAAACTAAAAGCAACAGGTGGAGGAAGATGTAATCTTTCTAATACTTTATCCAATACTGATTTTATGAATTCTTTTGGGCGAAATGGTAAATTTATGAGCGATGCTCTAAATCTTTTGGACCATAAAGATTTAATAGCGTTCTTAGGAGATATTGGTGTTGAAACACATATTCCTGATGGTTTTCGTATTTTTCCCGTTACGCATAACTCTTCAACTATAATAAAAGCCTTAGAAAAAGAACTGATACGATTAAATGTGACACTTTCTTTAAATACAAAAGTTTTACGTTTACTTCTTGAAAATGAAGACATAGTTGGTGTTCAATGCACAAAAGATGATGAATCAGCAAAGTTTTTGTCTTCAAGAATTATAGTTGCTACGGGTGGTTTGGGTTTTCCTATGTTAGGAGCTAATGGAGATGGTTATGACTTTGCAAAACATTTAGGCCATCAAGTAACAGATCTTTATCCTGCTATGTTACCACTTCTTACCAAAGAAACGTGGGTAGGGGAGTGTAAAGCAGATACCATTGCAAAAGCTGTTTTAAAAATCGATTTACCAAAAGCCAAAAAACTAAAAGCAGTGGGGGATTTAATTTTTACTTCAAAAGGTATTAGAGGTCCAGTAGTACTTGATTTCTCCAGAGAAATTACACCTTTTTTAGAAACGCACAAAGAAGTACCTATTTTAGTTCATATGCTAAAAGGAATGAATGAAGAAGATTTACGTGTGCATATTAAAAATGAAGTAAAAATCAACAATGACGTTACTGTATTAGATACATTAATTAAAATTTTGCCTGAATCTGTAATAAAAGGGTTATGTAAACAAGTACAAGCTGATTATACGCTTACTTTTAAAAATTTAAAGGGTTTAATTAGAGATAATTTAATAAAAATACTTATTTCTACACCTTTAACAATAACAGATCATGTCGGTTTTAAAAAAGCAATGATTACAAGAGGTGGCGTTAAACTAAAAGAAATTTCTCCCAAAACAATGCAAAGTAAGATTATTGATGGTTTATATTTTTGTGGAGAGGTTGTTGATTTAGATGGCCCTTGTGGGGGATATAATTTGCAATGGTCTTTTTCAAGTGGAAACTTAGCAGGGCACTTGCTTTCATAA